The Panicum hallii strain FIL2 chromosome 9, PHallii_v3.1, whole genome shotgun sequence genome has a window encoding:
- the LOC112877532 gene encoding uncharacterized protein LOC112877532 → MWSFASNAIAGSLKKKVQPTKCSTSNPDCSDDEVSSCTSREEGLDCPICWESFNLVENVPYVMWCGHTMCKNCILGLHWAVVKFPSLPIQLPLFISCPWCNLLSFRLVYKGNLRFPRKNYFLLWMVESMNGERAKFHSTNHNEHHSSWHSSAGPSSSHHHRRNAVIRAESSSGRDTNFIRNIFHTDNISASLQKLMVCFMQLTAKFPLVIIFLLIVLYAVPASAAVLVLYVLVTFLFALPSFLILYFAYPSLDWLVREIFA, encoded by the coding sequence ATGTGGAGTTTTGCATCAAATGCCATAGCTGGAAGCTTAAAGAAAAAGGTGCAGCCCACAAAATGCAGCACATCCAATCCAGACTGTTCTGATGATGAAGTTTCTTCATGTACAAGCAGAGAGGAAGGCCTTGATTGTCCAATATGCTGGGAATCCTTCAACCTTGTGGAGAATGTTCCCTATGTCATGTGGTGTGGCCACACAATGTGCAAGAACTGTATCCTTGGTCTTCACTGGGCTGTTGTCAAGTTTCCTTCCCTTCCTATCCAGCTGCCACTGTTCATCTCATGCCCCTGGTGCAATCTGTTGTCTTTCCGGCTGGTGTACAAAGGCAACCTCAGGTTCCCACGCAAGAACTACTTTCTGCTCTGGATGGTTGAGAGCATGAATGGTGAGAGAGCAAAGTTCCATTCCACTAATCACAATGAACATCATTCCTCATGGCATTCCAGTGCTGGCCCAAGTTCCAGTCATCACCACCGAAGAAATGCTGTTATCCGAGCAGAGAGCTCTTCTGGTAGAGATACAAACTTCATCCGTAACATTTTCCACACTGACAACATCAGTGCGTCCCTCCAAAAGCTCATGGTGTGCTTCATGCAGCTGACAGCCAAGTTTCCACTTGTGATAATCTTCCTGCTGATAGTCCTTTATGCTGTCCCTGCAAGTGCCGCTGTTCTGGTCCTGTATGTCCTTGTGACGTTTTTGTTTGCGCTGCCATCGTTTTTGATCCTCTACTTCGCTTATCCCAGCTTGGACTGGCTTGTCAGAGAGATCTTCGCTTAA